The genome window GCGGTTCTTTTCTGCGGTTGAATTCAGCTGTTTTAAATTTTAATTTTTTGCAGATATTTATTATTTTATCAGAGAATTTTACATTCATGGCCGCCCGGAAAGAAGGATTATGTTTCATCGCCGTCAGAACAACTTTCCCTGTGTGTTTTGAGGCGCCTGGTTCCGGCGGAGCTAAAATTTTTAATTCGTCTTTAAAACGGATTATTCGTCCCGGGAACCCAAGCACTTCGTTTAAATTGTCCGCATTTTTAAAAGCATAGGCCAGGTTTGATTGCACCTCGGGAATCAACCCGGCTGTTTGTGCGGTATTTATTTTTTTGACTGCCGCTTTCAGTTCTTCACGCATTAAAAGAACTTCTTCCTGTCTTTGCATTAAGACAAAATGATTAACAGGGCCGCGGCCTTTTCCCAATTGCATGGAATTTTTTATCGCCATGTGCAGGTAATCGCGGGCCTTTTGGACCGCGGTTTCTAATTTTTCTCCTTTTGCAAGGTAAGCGGCGATAGCGGAAGAATATGTGCATCCTGTCCCATGGGTATTTTTTGTCTTGATTCTTTTGCGGGAAAAAACGATATATTTATTGCCTGTTAATAAAAAATCCCTGCAAGTATTGTTTCTCAAGTGGCCGCCTTTAATCAAAACATTTTTAGCACCTGTTTTTACTAATTTTTCAGAGGCTTTTATTATTAATTCAAAATTATTTATTTTTATGCCTGTGAGAATTTCGGCCTCGGCGGTATTGGGTGTAATCAGAAAAGCCTGCGGGATTAATTTTTCTTTTAAAACATTTATCGCGGCTTTTTCCATGAGACGGTTTCCGCTTTTGGAAACCATTACAGGGTCGAGAATAACATTTTTAAATTTATATTTTTTAATTATATTTGTGACCGTCTCGATTGTTTCACTATTGGAAAGCATTCCTATTTTTATAAAATCCGGTTTAATGTCGGATATGACCGTATCAAGCTGTTCATGGACTATTTTTGCGGGAAGAGGATAAACAGAACTCACTTTTAGAGTGTTTTGGGCGGTAACGGCTGTAATGACGCTAGATCCGTAGACACCAAGAGCTGTGAATGTTTTTAAATCGGCCTGGATGCCCGCGCCGCCGCCGGAATCCGAACCGGCAATTGTTAAAACAACTGGAAGAATGTTTTTTTGTTTCATTGTGCAGCTAATTTCTCTACTGTTTCTTTGATATTTTCCGCTTGCAATATTCCAGAAATAACCGCTATTCCATCCGCCCCGGCTTTGACCACTTCTTCAGCGTTATTTTCTTTTATGCCGCCGATGGCGAAAACCGGCAGCCGGATAGATTTTCTAATATCAGAAAAATTATCGCAGCCGAGTGGTTCTATCAAGCCCTCTTTTGAAGCAGTATGGAAAATGGGGCCAAGCGTAATATAATCGGCGCCTTTCTCCATGGCGGAAACAGCTTCATTTTTGGAATGTGTCGAAATGCCAATAATTTTTTCTTTGCCCATGAGGTGCCTTGCTATATGAAAAGGCAAAGACTGCCACCCGAGATGGACCCCGTCTGCTTCAACAGCCAGCGCAATATCAATACGGTCATTTATAAAAAAAAATACAGAATTTCGTTCACAAACAATTTTAATTTGACGGGCAAGCTGAAAATATTCTTTTGCCGGCAAATCTTTCTCCCGCAGTTGAACAATATCGATGCCCGCGCCGGCTGCCTCTTTGACCGCGTCTATTAAAGGATATCTTGATATTTTTCTGTCTGTAACCAGGCAAATCCTTGGTTTATTAAAATAATTTTCTGGAAACATATTGTTAATTTATTTTTCCTTCCATCGGGCTTGACGCGTTCGCATACAGTTTTTTTGGTATTCTTCCCGCAAGAAACGCCTTGCGGCCCGCCTCAACCGCCTGTTTCATTGCTTCAGCCATTAAAACAGGATCTTTCGCTCCCGCGATTGCCGTGTTCATTAAAATACCGTCGACACCTAATTCCATTGTAATTGCGGCATCTGACGCAGTCCCCACGCCTGCATCTACAATGATAGGAATTTTTATATGCTCGCGCATAATGATAATATTATTCCGGTTGAGAATTCCCTGCCCTGAGCCGATTGGCGAGGCCAGGGGCATAATGCAGGCGGCGCCCGCATCGGCTAATTTTTGCGCGGCAATAATATCGTCATTTGTGTAAGGCATAACAATAAAGCCTTCTTTAACAAGGATTTTTGTCGCCTCGATTAAACGCGATGTATCGGGAAAAAGTGTTTTTTGGTCGCCGATTACTTCAAGTTTAACCATCTCGGATAGCCCGGCTTCCCTCCCGAGGCGCGCCGTGCGGACCGCTTCATCAACATTAAAACATCCGGCGGTATTAGGTAAAATCGTATATTTTTTAATATCAATATAATCAAGCAGTGATTCCTGGGTTTTATCAGTAAGGTTCACGCGGCGGACAGCAACAGTGACAATTTCCGCGCCTGATTTTTTCAGTGCCTGTGCCATTATTTTGAAATTGGAATATTTCCCTGTGCCGACCAGAAGCCTCGACATAAATTTCTTGCCGCTGATTTCCAAAATATCATTTTTTTGTGTGCCTGAATTTTGCGCCATTATCTGGAGCTCCTTATTTTTTAGATAATATTATACAACATAAATTTTATTATAGAAAGGATTTGTTATAAATAGTAAAATCGGGTTGACAAAATACTAAAAACGTTTTATAGTAACAGCTATGGAATTAAAAGATTTAAGAAAAAAGATCGATTTGATTGATTCGGAAATTTTGGAATTAGTGAACAAAAGGACTGATTATGCCCTGAAGATAGGGTCAATAAAAAAATCCAAAGGAATGGATACATATGCGCCGAACAGGGAAAATGAAATTATTGAAAGAATTGTAAAACTTAATAAAGGGCCGTTTCCTGATGCCGGGTTAACTGCGGTTTACCGGGAATTAATGTCAGCAACGCGTTTTCTTGAAAGACCTATAAAGGTAGCTTATATGGGTCCGGAGGCAACGTTTTCCCATCTCGCGGCCCTGAAGAAATTCGGCCAATCGGTAAATTATGTGCCTGTTAAAACTATAAAAGATGTTTTTGAAGAGGTGGAACGGAAGCGGGTGGATTACGGAGTTGTTCCTATTGAGAATTCAATTGAAGGGGTCATAAATTACACTTTAGACATGTTTGTTGAATCAAATCTTAAAATTTACGGGGAAATATTGCTGGAAGTGTCGCTTAATCTTCTATCGAATTTCCCAATGAAAAGCATTAAAAAGATTTTTTCTCATCCGCAGCCCTATGCGCAATCAAGAAATTGGCTGGAAAATAATTTGCCGGGTGTCCCGCTTATAGAAACAGTGAGCACCACCCAGGCCGCTTTGATGGCCCAGAAAAATAACTGGTCGGCGGCTATAGCAAGCGAGTTGGCCGGGCAAATGTATGGCTTAAAAACTATTGCCGGAAATATCGAAGATTATCCTCATAATTTTACACGGTTTTTAGTAATAAAAGATTCTTGCTGCGAAAAAACAGGCCACGATAAAACCTCTATAGTTTTTTCTGTAAAAGACAAGGTCGGTGCACTGCACAGTATTCTTGCTCCATTTGCCAGGTATAAGATTAATCTCACCAAAATTGAATCAAGACCGTCCAGAAAAAAAGCATGGGATTATATATTTTTTGTAGATTTTCAGGGACATAAAGACGAGGAAAAAGCATCTTTATGCCTTTCAAAAGTACATGATCAATGCAATTTTCTAAAAATACTGGGTTCCTACCCTGATGCGAAAATAAGATAATTGTTTTTGCAGGAGACCTGAATTTTCTTGCCAGCTTTATTAAAATATTATAAAATAGTAAAATATTGTGTTATTTAAATGGAGGTTAATATGGTCCTTGTTTTACGGAAAGATATTACTGAGGAACAGATAAAACATATTTGTGAAAAATTAGAAAAATGGGGAATGAAACCTGTTATTTCACGCGGGGTTGAAAGGACGGTCATCGGGGCCATCGGAGAAGAGGATGTCCTTCGCGCCCAGCCGCTGGAAGCCATACCGGGTGTTGAGCAGGTCATGCCGATTTTGAAACCATATAAGATTGCCAGCCGCGAATATAAAAAAGAAAATACAACTATTTCAGTAAATGGTGTTGTTATCGGAGGGAAAAAAATTATTGTCGGCGCAGGGCCGTGTTCGGTAGAAACTGAAGATCTTTTGATAGAAACGGCAAAGGCAGTTAAAAAAGCGGGAGCAACAATACTGCGGGGAGGGGCTTTTAAGCCGAGGACATCCCCGTATAGTTTCCAGGGATTAGGAGAGCAGGGATTAAAGTTTTTAGCCCAGGCAAAAAAAATAACCGGACTTCCTATTATAACCGAAGTTATGGACGCCCGCCAGATAGAAGTTGTGGTGCGTT of bacterium contains these proteins:
- a CDS encoding thiazole synthase — translated: MAQNSGTQKNDILEISGKKFMSRLLVGTGKYSNFKIMAQALKKSGAEIVTVAVRRVNLTDKTQESLLDYIDIKKYTILPNTAGCFNVDEAVRTARLGREAGLSEMVKLEVIGDQKTLFPDTSRLIEATKILVKEGFIVMPYTNDDIIAAQKLADAGAACIMPLASPIGSGQGILNRNNIIIMREHIKIPIIVDAGVGTASDAAITMELGVDGILMNTAIAGAKDPVLMAEAMKQAVEAGRKAFLAGRIPKKLYANASSPMEGKIN
- the thiE gene encoding thiamine phosphate synthase — encoded protein: MFPENYFNKPRICLVTDRKISRYPLIDAVKEAAGAGIDIVQLREKDLPAKEYFQLARQIKIVCERNSVFFFINDRIDIALAVEADGVHLGWQSLPFHIARHLMGKEKIIGISTHSKNEAVSAMEKGADYITLGPIFHTASKEGLIEPLGCDNFSDIRKSIRLPVFAIGGIKENNAEEVVKAGADGIAVISGILQAENIKETVEKLAAQ
- the pheA gene encoding prephenate dehydratase, with amino-acid sequence MELKDLRKKIDLIDSEILELVNKRTDYALKIGSIKKSKGMDTYAPNRENEIIERIVKLNKGPFPDAGLTAVYRELMSATRFLERPIKVAYMGPEATFSHLAALKKFGQSVNYVPVKTIKDVFEEVERKRVDYGVVPIENSIEGVINYTLDMFVESNLKIYGEILLEVSLNLLSNFPMKSIKKIFSHPQPYAQSRNWLENNLPGVPLIETVSTTQAALMAQKNNWSAAIASELAGQMYGLKTIAGNIEDYPHNFTRFLVIKDSCCEKTGHDKTSIVFSVKDKVGALHSILAPFARYKINLTKIESRPSRKKAWDYIFFVDFQGHKDEEKASLCLSKVHDQCNFLKILGSYPDAKIR
- the thiD gene encoding bifunctional hydroxymethylpyrimidine kinase/phosphomethylpyrimidine kinase; amino-acid sequence: MKQKNILPVVLTIAGSDSGGGAGIQADLKTFTALGVYGSSVITAVTAQNTLKVSSVYPLPAKIVHEQLDTVISDIKPDFIKIGMLSNSETIETVTNIIKKYKFKNVILDPVMVSKSGNRLMEKAAINVLKEKLIPQAFLITPNTAEAEILTGIKINNFELIIKASEKLVKTGAKNVLIKGGHLRNNTCRDFLLTGNKYIVFSRKRIKTKNTHGTGCTYSSAIAAYLAKGEKLETAVQKARDYLHMAIKNSMQLGKGRGPVNHFVLMQRQEEVLLMREELKAAVKKINTAQTAGLIPEVQSNLAYAFKNADNLNEVLGFPGRIIRFKDELKILAPPEPGASKHTGKVVLTAMKHNPSFRAAMNVKFSDKIINICKKLKFKTAEFNRRKEPPETKFKDGCTIEWGTDFAIKKIKNIPDIIFDRGADGKEPMIRVLGRNPDDVANKIIKITKYIDAGA
- the aroF gene encoding 3-deoxy-7-phosphoheptulonate synthase encodes the protein MVLVLRKDITEEQIKHICEKLEKWGMKPVISRGVERTVIGAIGEEDVLRAQPLEAIPGVEQVMPILKPYKIASREYKKENTTISVNGVVIGGKKIIVGAGPCSVETEDLLIETAKAVKKAGATILRGGAFKPRTSPYSFQGLGEQGLKFLAQAKKITGLPIITEVMDARQIEVVVRYADIIQIGARNMQNFELLKEIGKTKTPVILKRGMMSTVEEFLMSAEYILSQGNLAVMLCERGIRTFERATRNTLDLSCVPVLKSLTHLPVIVDPSHGTGHWKWVNPLSRAAVAVGADGLLIEVHPSPEDAYSDGEQSLLPEKFSKMLEDLKPVASAVNREI